In the genome of Hydractinia symbiolongicarpus strain clone_291-10 chromosome 5, HSymV2.1, whole genome shotgun sequence, one region contains:
- the LOC130645744 gene encoding manganese-dependent ADP-ribose/CDP-alcohol diphosphatase-like isoform X1 → MFMRYLFIRIGEKCICHHRTIFVDVKKHGRQYIAVAFKKENMTIDKLFTFGVIADVQHANVDNRMNHHKTQTRYYRAAIEHLKDAISAWNEKKVDFVVQLGDIIDGISRRQGHRDNDIKNLIDVLKRFKSTGLPIYKNDEGVYEMVKEGHDSATEKVPYICNLWGNHEFYNFPREWLWNSPLNTFINHSKTDLLKAGNSIKDIEEKHGYYYSFVYHGYRVIALDSYDLSTISRPGATVLYVKAMSFLKSINTNSDLNEPPRNNANIVAWNGGLSNTQLSWLHNELAVATTNKEKVIILSHISIHPRAAHKTALLWNHKEVLAMINAFDCVVACFTGHDHDGGYYHDTVNNIHHVTFEGAIERPADTNAYGVVNVYEDRLEIEGYGVVKDRVLQFC, encoded by the coding sequence GAAAGAAAACATGACAATTGATAAACTATTCACTTTCGGCGTGATAGCGGATGTACAACATGCTAACGTTGATAATCGCATGAATCATCATAAAACACAAACGAGATATTATCGTGCAGCTATCGAACATTTAAAAGATGCGATTTCAGCTTGGAACGAAAAGAAAGTGGACTTCGTTGTTCAACTTGGTGATATTATTGACGGAATTAGCAGAAGGCAAGGCCATCGAGACAACGATATAAAGAATTTGATAGACGTTTTAAAGAGATTTAAGTCAACTGGTTTACCTATTTACAAGAATGACGAGGGTGTTTATGAAATGGTTAAAGAAGGACACGATAGTGCAACGGAAAAGGTACCATATATATGCAACTTGTGGGGAAATCATGAGTTTTATAATTTCCCCAGAGAGTGGCTATGGAACAGTCCTTTAAATACTTTTATTAATCATTCAAAAACAGATCTGTTGAAAGCAGGAAACTCCATAAAAGACATCGAAGAAAAACACGGTTACTATTACTCGTTTGTATATCATGGATATCGTGTAATAGCGCTCGATTCGTACGATCTATCCACGATATCAAGACCAGGAGCAACTGTGCTGTACGTTAAGGCAATGAGTTTTTTGAAATCCATAAACACAAACAGTGATTTAAACGAACCTCCTCGTAACAACGCAAATATTGTCGCTTGGAATGGTGGCCTTAGCAACACACAGTTGTCATGGTTGCATAACGAATTAGCTGTAGCAACAACAAATAAGGAAAAAGTGATAATACTTAGCCATATTTCCATCCATCCAAGAGCAGCTCACAAAACTGCTTTGTTGTGGAATCATAAGGAGGTGCTAGCAATGATTAACGCTTTTGATTGTGTGGTAGCATGTTTTACGGGACATGACCATGATGGCGGCTATTACCATGACACTGTAAACAACATTCATCACGTCACATTCGAAGGAGCTATAGAACGTCCTGCAGATACGAATGCATACGGAGTGGTAAATGTCTATGAGGATAGATTGGAGATCGAAGGTTATGGTGTCGTAAAGGACAGAGTTTTGCAATTTTGTTAA
- the LOC130645744 gene encoding manganese-dependent ADP-ribose/CDP-alcohol diphosphatase-like isoform X2, with the protein MTIDKLFTFGVIADVQHANVDNRMNHHKTQTRYYRAAIEHLKDAISAWNEKKVDFVVQLGDIIDGISRRQGHRDNDIKNLIDVLKRFKSTGLPIYKNDEGVYEMVKEGHDSATEKVPYICNLWGNHEFYNFPREWLWNSPLNTFINHSKTDLLKAGNSIKDIEEKHGYYYSFVYHGYRVIALDSYDLSTISRPGATVLYVKAMSFLKSINTNSDLNEPPRNNANIVAWNGGLSNTQLSWLHNELAVATTNKEKVIILSHISIHPRAAHKTALLWNHKEVLAMINAFDCVVACFTGHDHDGGYYHDTVNNIHHVTFEGAIERPADTNAYGVVNVYEDRLEIEGYGVVKDRVLQFC; encoded by the coding sequence ATGACAATTGATAAACTATTCACTTTCGGCGTGATAGCGGATGTACAACATGCTAACGTTGATAATCGCATGAATCATCATAAAACACAAACGAGATATTATCGTGCAGCTATCGAACATTTAAAAGATGCGATTTCAGCTTGGAACGAAAAGAAAGTGGACTTCGTTGTTCAACTTGGTGATATTATTGACGGAATTAGCAGAAGGCAAGGCCATCGAGACAACGATATAAAGAATTTGATAGACGTTTTAAAGAGATTTAAGTCAACTGGTTTACCTATTTACAAGAATGACGAGGGTGTTTATGAAATGGTTAAAGAAGGACACGATAGTGCAACGGAAAAGGTACCATATATATGCAACTTGTGGGGAAATCATGAGTTTTATAATTTCCCCAGAGAGTGGCTATGGAACAGTCCTTTAAATACTTTTATTAATCATTCAAAAACAGATCTGTTGAAAGCAGGAAACTCCATAAAAGACATCGAAGAAAAACACGGTTACTATTACTCGTTTGTATATCATGGATATCGTGTAATAGCGCTCGATTCGTACGATCTATCCACGATATCAAGACCAGGAGCAACTGTGCTGTACGTTAAGGCAATGAGTTTTTTGAAATCCATAAACACAAACAGTGATTTAAACGAACCTCCTCGTAACAACGCAAATATTGTCGCTTGGAATGGTGGCCTTAGCAACACACAGTTGTCATGGTTGCATAACGAATTAGCTGTAGCAACAACAAATAAGGAAAAAGTGATAATACTTAGCCATATTTCCATCCATCCAAGAGCAGCTCACAAAACTGCTTTGTTGTGGAATCATAAGGAGGTGCTAGCAATGATTAACGCTTTTGATTGTGTGGTAGCATGTTTTACGGGACATGACCATGATGGCGGCTATTACCATGACACTGTAAACAACATTCATCACGTCACATTCGAAGGAGCTATAGAACGTCCTGCAGATACGAATGCATACGGAGTGGTAAATGTCTATGAGGATAGATTGGAGATCGAAGGTTATGGTGTCGTAAAGGACAGAGTTTTGCAATTTTGTTAA